From Methanobacterium congolense, one genomic window encodes:
- a CDS encoding pseudomurein-binding repeat-containing protein, translating into MICPKCGHENDEDAIYCEKCGKNLKKTSGTLGNQTKLLIGLCVVLILIAGVTAGVLMKNSQNTSKANEGSDVSKDQISEGTGFPVSLAPDLASEIEKQNGTFETIKYGSVSLDKYQCIYILSKATVMLNKNESGNITIKSVGAPDSPYGFVSTGSLSKDKYVDVAYRTYNWINTNGIAPNYVGISNPGQPDLSPDTILSVLSDVLSQYKSTGKLPETVAI; encoded by the coding sequence ATGATTTGCCCAAAATGCGGACATGAAAATGATGAAGATGCAATTTACTGTGAAAAATGTGGAAAAAATTTGAAGAAAACGTCAGGAACATTAGGAAACCAAACGAAACTGTTGATTGGTCTCTGTGTGGTCCTCATACTCATTGCAGGTGTGACTGCAGGTGTTCTCATGAAGAATTCACAGAACACTTCAAAAGCCAATGAGGGGAGTGATGTTTCAAAGGACCAGATCTCAGAGGGTACAGGATTCCCTGTTTCCCTGGCACCAGACCTTGCATCTGAAATAGAAAAACAGAACGGAACCTTTGAAACCATCAAGTACGGTTCTGTCAGTCTTGATAAGTATCAGTGCATTTACATACTCTCAAAGGCCACTGTGATGCTGAACAAAAATGAATCAGGTAACATCACCATAAAAAGTGTTGGAGCTCCTGACAGTCCCTACGGCTTCGTTTCAACTGGCAGTCTCTCAAAGGATAAGTACGTGGACGTTGCATACAGAACCTACAACTGGATCAACACCAATGGAATTGCACCAAACTACGTGGGCATATCAAATCCAGGACAACCTGATCTATCCCCGGACACGATTTTAAGTGTGCTTTCAGATGTTCTTTCACAGTACAAGTCCACAGGAAAGCTTCCTGAAACTGTGGCGATCTGA
- a CDS encoding zinc ribbon domain-containing protein, translating to MFCPKCGYENDSDAVYCEKCGNSLNSNSGSRTTIILIGVVVLLLAGLALTAGMVLNDTQKTVMNNSSAPHNNTTVEKQTPTTSTSKTTVKKANVTSSGAPYYVNDPTGDTRVCPNCGSNNWESTGAQTETESQLHCNYCGYTWWEPVPEDYQ from the coding sequence TTGTTTTGCCCAAAATGTGGATATGAAAACGATTCAGATGCTGTTTACTGTGAGAAGTGTGGGAATTCATTGAATTCAAATTCAGGTTCAAGGACGACGATTATCTTGATAGGAGTAGTTGTGCTCCTCTTAGCAGGACTGGCATTAACAGCAGGAATGGTACTGAATGATACACAGAAAACTGTGATGAACAATAGCTCTGCACCCCATAACAATACAACGGTTGAAAAACAAACTCCTACCACCAGCACCAGTAAAACTACGGTGAAAAAAGCCAATGTCACAAGTTCAGGGGCTCCTTATTATGTTAACGATCCAACAGGTGACACAAGGGTCTGTCCAAACTGTGGGTCAAATAATTGGGAAAGTACCGGGGCCCAAACCGAAACAGAATCACAACTACACTGTAACTACTGTGGTTACACGTGGTGGGAGCCTGTTCCAGAAGATTACCAGTGA
- a CDS encoding UvrD-helicase domain-containing protein produces MYPSWEELEDELNPAKRALISFLDNYIPENWKIFVEPCLNGSYPDLILLNPDKGFMIYRVMESLSESVSPEMDKKQLDYYRNKIIQELVPDMAEKMDVNPKIFVVTQIGVYIHDLGGEEVRERYSDYPYLAAGGYDDLDEVGLGEILPGVEYTTSKFMESEWADELESWLKPPYHREKRTDLELTDEQKKRSKPQPGHKRLRGSAGSGKTLVVAYRAAQLAAEGHKVLVITYNRTLWYYIRSIVDKTPYNFEWSNVTFRHFHGFCRDILNELMVPMDDINDAPFIVDYSIKDRDIEKFKFDSILIDEGQDYEWDWYHLLSQFLNGRDELFFVCDKKQNVYDRELNWIDNMGDFKGKVKFRGKWPELNTVYRLPKEIAQVSNRFSEEYGLDQSVHMDFSQATLLKDSKIFQWRNIQMGNWLSDVMEAYNTIKKLGVKDNSEIVILVPKNSTGIELVEFFKGMGVDVDHVFVEGKKWRNKKTFVSGNGRLRISTIHKFKGWEAKNVIMLVPTDWAGDENLDSIVYTAMTRTLENLIVLNANERYWDFGREFEEDEILEEVEEDLNGYELEAWMETLPYPLASILWAGVSSFNYEHKVKYLLNFFEALSEFNFNLILSGFATDRIFFEREVSAYLQKEKEYREDWFEKPSFGIWNNLYYNMASILRNQLINSYRRDNCLKFFGNPKVEFLESLSNFELVMLLKEVSKHRNVWEGHGPRVSEDEYHKRYKVLLKDLFKVRDILQDVYRYSFLVIPVQGTMENGEYSYTVKRYMTTRSPFRPMNLDSNSPLDNSKLYLATSSRKDHLEFLPLFINVDDVCYFYNGKNEETGLARYNSYHYDKEPEILVPFDRLEGVLRLVG; encoded by the coding sequence ATGTATCCTTCATGGGAGGAGCTGGAAGATGAATTAAACCCGGCAAAAAGAGCGTTAATTTCTTTTTTAGATAATTATATTCCTGAAAACTGGAAGATATTTGTTGAACCATGTTTGAATGGATCCTACCCAGACCTGATACTCCTAAACCCTGATAAGGGATTCATGATCTACAGGGTCATGGAAAGCTTATCAGAAAGTGTCAGTCCTGAAATGGATAAAAAACAGCTTGACTACTACAGGAACAAAATCATTCAGGAACTGGTACCAGATATGGCTGAGAAGATGGATGTCAACCCTAAAATATTCGTTGTTACTCAAATTGGGGTTTACATCCATGATCTGGGAGGGGAAGAGGTGCGTGAAAGGTACTCAGATTATCCTTACCTTGCTGCTGGGGGTTACGATGACCTGGATGAGGTTGGTCTGGGTGAGATCCTGCCGGGTGTTGAATATACCACCAGCAAGTTCATGGAGAGTGAATGGGCAGACGAACTTGAATCATGGCTGAAACCACCCTACCACAGGGAAAAACGCACCGATCTTGAACTAACAGACGAACAGAAGAAACGTTCAAAACCACAGCCCGGACATAAAAGGCTTAGAGGATCAGCAGGCAGTGGAAAAACACTGGTTGTGGCTTACAGAGCAGCTCAACTTGCTGCAGAGGGCCATAAAGTGCTGGTCATCACCTACAACAGAACCTTGTGGTACTACATCAGGAGTATCGTGGATAAAACACCCTACAACTTTGAATGGTCCAACGTAACCTTCAGACACTTTCATGGGTTCTGCCGTGACATTCTAAATGAGCTCATGGTTCCAATGGATGATATCAACGATGCACCCTTCATAGTTGATTATTCAATCAAGGATCGTGACATAGAGAAGTTCAAATTCGATTCCATACTCATAGATGAGGGTCAGGACTATGAATGGGACTGGTACCATCTCCTATCACAGTTTCTGAATGGACGTGACGAACTCTTCTTCGTGTGTGATAAGAAACAGAATGTCTACGATAGGGAGCTGAACTGGATCGACAACATGGGAGACTTCAAGGGTAAAGTGAAGTTCAGGGGAAAATGGCCAGAGTTGAACACTGTTTACAGACTTCCCAAGGAGATAGCTCAGGTTTCAAACAGGTTCAGTGAAGAATACGGCTTGGATCAGTCGGTTCATATGGATTTCTCCCAGGCCACACTTCTCAAGGACTCTAAAATCTTCCAGTGGAGGAACATCCAGATGGGAAACTGGCTCTCTGATGTTATGGAAGCCTACAACACCATAAAGAAGCTGGGAGTTAAGGACAACTCTGAAATCGTTATACTGGTCCCTAAAAACAGTACAGGTATTGAACTCGTTGAGTTCTTCAAGGGGATGGGGGTTGATGTTGACCATGTTTTCGTTGAGGGTAAGAAGTGGCGTAACAAAAAAACCTTTGTTTCAGGTAATGGACGTTTGAGGATCAGTACCATACACAAATTCAAGGGCTGGGAGGCTAAAAATGTTATCATGCTTGTGCCCACAGACTGGGCTGGAGATGAAAACCTGGATTCCATTGTTTACACAGCCATGACCCGAACCCTTGAAAATCTCATAGTCCTCAATGCAAATGAGAGGTACTGGGATTTTGGAAGAGAATTTGAGGAAGATGAAATCCTGGAGGAGGTTGAAGAGGATCTTAATGGGTACGAACTTGAAGCCTGGATGGAAACACTACCATATCCACTGGCTTCCATACTCTGGGCCGGTGTCAGCAGTTTCAACTACGAACACAAGGTGAAGTACCTTCTGAACTTCTTTGAAGCCCTCTCAGAGTTCAACTTCAACCTGATCCTCAGTGGATTCGCAACGGACAGAATATTCTTTGAAAGGGAAGTTTCAGCTTACCTCCAAAAGGAGAAGGAGTACCGTGAGGACTGGTTTGAAAAACCATCCTTCGGTATCTGGAACAACCTCTACTACAACATGGCATCCATCCTTCGAAACCAACTCATAAACAGTTACAGACGTGATAATTGCCTTAAATTCTTTGGAAACCCTAAGGTTGAATTTCTGGAAAGTTTATCAAATTTTGAACTTGTCATGTTACTTAAGGAGGTTTCAAAGCACCGTAACGTGTGGGAGGGTCATGGTCCACGAGTTTCAGAGGATGAGTACCATAAGAGGTACAAGGTTCTCCTGAAGGATCTCTTCAAGGTCAGGGATATTCTCCAGGATGTTTACAGGTACAGCTTCCTGGTGATCCCGGTTCAGGGCACAATGGAGAATGGTGAGTACAGTTACACAGTTAAGAGGTACATGACAACCAGATCCCCCTTCAGGCCCATGAACCTGGACAGTAACTCTCCACTGGACAACAGCAAGCTTTACCTGGCAACGAGCAGCAGGAAGGATCATCTGGAATTTCTACCCCTTTTCATAAACGTGGATGATGTTTGTTACTTCTACAACGGTAAGAATGAGGAGACAGGACTTGCAAGGTACAACTCCTACCACTACGACAAAGAACCTGAAATATTAGTGCCCTTTGACAGGTTGGAAGGGGTTTTGAGGTTGGTTGGGTGA
- a CDS encoding HEAT repeat domain-containing protein translates to MPYMICEGCNQYHEINSREEGTGWDNCKCGKPFKYYESLEECLFEKNKELITKFINSYESTVARLILFSLSEMPFPVGFNKTINVLRGSKAAFIIDNGLNKLLTYSLFYYFSKMQLKLLIESLIAEGFIKSNDVSFYQRRVLSLTDRGTEFLLNEKPIKLNIVLKKNENLMEGVDKELYEKLRSLRNQIARKKEFPPYLICSNEPLREMARSKPTNPGAMISIKGIGKGFMENYGEIFLKAIDGQYDKTRDNSSNPEEINSTSDDLSKPDESEVVDICITLFNDVDADKRAHAAFLLGEMGDPNYIKFLSRAAKDKDSDVRKLVASALGKIGDKSAENDLINLLEDSTPETRRYAAIGLGKIRSVKSLIPLKRLRSDPVHYVRDAVEDAISDINSVD, encoded by the coding sequence ATGCCCTACATGATCTGTGAAGGTTGCAACCAGTACCATGAAATCAATTCCCGCGAAGAAGGAACTGGTTGGGATAACTGTAAATGTGGAAAACCTTTTAAATACTATGAATCCCTAGAAGAATGCCTTTTTGAAAAAAATAAGGAACTGATTACAAAATTCATAAACTCCTATGAATCCACAGTAGCCAGGCTGATACTTTTTTCATTGAGTGAAATGCCATTTCCAGTGGGTTTTAACAAGACAATAAATGTTTTAAGGGGTTCAAAGGCTGCATTTATAATAGATAATGGTTTGAATAAACTTTTAACTTACTCTCTATTTTATTACTTCTCCAAAATGCAATTGAAGCTTCTAATAGAATCACTCATTGCTGAAGGTTTCATTAAAAGTAATGATGTTTCATTTTATCAGAGAAGGGTTCTATCATTAACAGATAGGGGAACTGAATTTTTACTCAATGAAAAACCCATAAAATTGAACATCGTACTTAAAAAGAATGAAAATTTAATGGAAGGTGTTGATAAAGAGTTATATGAAAAATTGAGGTCTTTAAGGAATCAAATTGCAAGGAAAAAGGAGTTTCCACCATATTTAATCTGTAGTAATGAGCCACTCAGGGAGATGGCACGATCAAAGCCCACCAATCCGGGGGCAATGATCTCAATCAAGGGCATTGGTAAAGGTTTCATGGAAAACTACGGTGAAATATTTTTAAAGGCTATAGATGGACAATATGATAAAACAAGGGATAACTCTTCAAATCCTGAAGAGATCAATTCCACATCAGATGATCTCTCTAAACCCGACGAATCTGAAGTGGTAGATATCTGTATAACTCTATTTAATGATGTTGATGCAGATAAACGTGCTCATGCAGCATTTCTTTTAGGTGAGATGGGAGATCCAAATTATATTAAATTTTTATCCAGGGCAGCCAAAGACAAAGATTCTGATGTTAGAAAGTTGGTTGCTTCTGCACTTGGTAAAATAGGTGATAAAAGTGCTGAAAATGATTTAATAAATTTATTAGAAGATTCTACGCCTGAAACAAGGAGGTATGCTGCTATTGGATTGGGAAAGATCAGATCTGTTAAGTCGTTAATTCCCCTTAAAAGGTTGAGAAGTGATCCAGTTCATTATGTGCGGGATGCAGTTGAAGACGCAATATCCGACATAAATTCAGTTGATTGA
- a CDS encoding SatD family protein — translation MNIKGTMKGELYLLLGDVVASRKLDHREDFQKKLNQICFEVNQRYKNDLYANIKIIKGADEIGCVFKSVKNTYEMLDFIWNEIQPQKMRFVLVRGLIDTAVSTKDVTQMDGPAFHRASNMMVSLKKSGLLFEMSVGDDLTDTALGGQFNLITMIKNSWSSRRREIVRIYDEEGNQEIVADRMGISQQAVSKNLKESMWDKIKPIEENLEVAMNLYSDRLE, via the coding sequence GTGAACATAAAGGGTACCATGAAAGGGGAACTCTACCTATTACTTGGTGATGTTGTGGCCTCACGCAAACTGGATCACAGGGAAGATTTTCAAAAAAAATTAAATCAGATCTGTTTTGAGGTTAATCAGAGATATAAAAATGATTTATATGCAAATATAAAAATTATCAAGGGTGCAGATGAGATAGGGTGCGTTTTTAAAAGTGTTAAAAATACCTACGAGATGTTGGATTTTATATGGAATGAAATACAACCTCAGAAGATGCGATTCGTGTTGGTACGTGGTCTGATAGACACAGCAGTATCAACGAAGGACGTAACACAGATGGACGGCCCGGCATTTCACCGAGCATCCAACATGATGGTTTCATTAAAAAAAAGTGGACTGCTCTTTGAAATGTCAGTTGGTGATGATTTAACTGATACAGCCCTTGGTGGGCAGTTCAATCTGATTACTATGATAAAAAACAGTTGGTCATCCCGCAGGCGTGAAATCGTAAGGATTTATGATGAAGAGGGTAATCAGGAAATTGTTGCAGATAGAATGGGTATAAGTCAACAGGCTGTATCTAAAAATCTGAAAGAATCTATGTGGGATAAAATCAAACCCATTGAAGAAAATTTGGAGGTGGCGATGAATTTATATTCAGACAGGTTGGAGTGA
- a CDS encoding zinc ribbon domain-containing protein, which produces MIFCPKCGYKNDEDAAFCENCGENLRSKSENGSTVSGMKTSTKLLIGLCIVLIAGLGVTSGFLLQMNGAKANPTSSVNQSAAQVTYKASWHEVTSFTGAADDMRSFNTQGKQFKVVMSATPLLNYNVNSMSMDISDSNNNLLTSGSLEWEPTEALSEKQKTIEVTGQPGTYYLNIYSNELENWTVKVYDYY; this is translated from the coding sequence ATGATATTCTGTCCTAAATGTGGTTATAAAAATGATGAAGATGCAGCTTTCTGTGAAAACTGTGGGGAGAACCTTCGTTCAAAATCAGAAAACGGCAGCACAGTTTCTGGCATGAAAACATCCACAAAGCTACTTATTGGACTCTGCATAGTCCTGATTGCAGGGCTTGGAGTAACTTCAGGATTTCTGCTCCAGATGAACGGTGCAAAGGCCAACCCAACAAGTTCAGTTAACCAATCAGCAGCACAGGTGACGTACAAAGCAAGCTGGCATGAAGTTACAAGTTTTACAGGTGCAGCAGATGACATGAGAAGCTTCAACACCCAGGGAAAACAGTTCAAGGTTGTTATGTCTGCAACACCCCTCTTAAATTACAACGTTAACTCCATGTCCATGGATATCTCAGATTCAAACAACAACCTGTTGACAAGTGGCAGCCTTGAATGGGAACCCACAGAGGCACTATCTGAGAAACAGAAGACTATTGAAGTAACTGGACAGCCTGGAACCTACTACCTGAACATATACTCCAACGAACTTGAAAACTGGACCGTTAAAGTTTACGATTACTACTGA
- a CDS encoding zinc ribbon domain-containing protein produces MNCPKCGFNNNTDATFCKKCGYNLNKNKSKINSFNDQINILAVSLGLIVSIIFLFIGAAGFIGVPNSGIPLAAYVVLVFFVVAFFGALVTGFLGCETSKDGIINGLFLSLIILIGTAFLLAVFAFITSGITAVISSAFAPLASSSSTLTASTTATTASDVTTAASSDGILQLLLYILEFIASIALVFVAGALGGSFGVFIRKGIRNL; encoded by the coding sequence ATGAACTGCCCAAAGTGCGGTTTCAACAATAACACAGATGCAACTTTTTGTAAAAAATGTGGATACAATTTAAATAAAAATAAAAGTAAAATAAATAGTTTTAATGATCAGATAAACATTTTAGCAGTTTCTTTAGGTTTGATAGTTTCTATTATTTTCCTTTTCATAGGTGCTGCAGGTTTTATTGGAGTTCCAAACTCAGGGATACCCCTAGCTGCATATGTGGTCTTGGTCTTTTTTGTTGTGGCCTTTTTTGGAGCACTGGTAACTGGTTTTTTAGGCTGTGAAACTTCCAAGGATGGAATCATAAATGGTTTGTTCCTGAGCCTCATCATACTGATAGGTACCGCATTTTTATTAGCAGTGTTCGCATTCATAACTTCTGGAATTACTGCGGTAATTTCAAGTGCATTCGCTCCACTGGCCTCATCATCATCTACACTAACAGCATCAACAACCGCTACAACCGCATCAGATGTCACAACAGCCGCATCTTCAGACGGTATTTTACAGTTGTTACTTTATATTTTAGAGTTCATTGCTTCAATAGCTCTAGTATTTGTTGCAGGTGCCCTTGGAGGATCATTTGGGGTTTTCATCAGAAAAGGTATCAGAAACCTTTAG
- a CDS encoding DUF488 domain-containing protein produces the protein MEDENYLFTVGHSNVDMETFLELIRSHGVELIVDVRSSPYSKYVPHFNREKLKANLEDEGVGYEFLGDKIGGKPRDEKYYEDGKVVYSLIEGELSYREGISQLMELLKTRKTSLMCSEENPFNCHRHNLISQTLLRRGVKILHIRGDGKLEKARMNDVQTTLI, from the coding sequence ATGGAAGATGAAAACTACCTCTTCACAGTTGGCCACAGCAACGTAGACATGGAAACCTTCCTGGAACTAATCCGATCCCATGGTGTAGAGTTGATCGTGGATGTGCGCAGCTCCCCCTACAGTAAGTACGTTCCACATTTCAACAGGGAGAAACTGAAGGCAAACCTGGAAGATGAAGGTGTGGGCTACGAATTTTTAGGTGACAAAATAGGGGGCAAACCAAGGGATGAGAAGTACTACGAAGATGGAAAGGTTGTTTACAGTCTGATCGAAGGTGAACTCTCTTACAGGGAGGGAATATCCCAGCTTATGGAGCTTCTAAAAACCAGGAAAACCTCTCTCATGTGCAGTGAGGAAAACCCCTTCAACTGTCACAGGCACAACCTTATAAGTCAAACCCTCCTCAGAAGGGGAGTTAAGATCCTCCATATAAGGGGTGATGGGAAACTTGAGAAAGCCCGGATGAACGACGTCCAAACCACCTTAATATAA
- a CDS encoding low temperature requirement protein A, with the protein MRLRKDFIIKPNINAPYDEESERHADWLELLFDLIFVAAISQLALNLTADYSPIIFLEYIPVFFAVWWSWVGHTFYLSRFGADDMFNRFLTMMQMIVVAMMTVNVKDALGSTGFGFALSYAFLRFILVAEYLRIWRHVPEARSLSKRYILGFGAAAMIWVVSAFTPPPLRFALWGLGLLVDVITPITSGKIQVSLPPHPTHIPERFGLFTIILIGETIISVVFTVINAGLSILTEFTGFMGLLIAFSIWWGYFEESGGAEAHVQEAGHQVAKYQLWLYSHFPLLLGIVSTAVGIKHIIYLGTGFMPSGEVWLLTCSLGLALLSLTLVFISSYSMETCKDWALQIFRLPYYVIIVLVVLTGFLGSTLPGYMILGILTLLCAIKMVLSFREPPAVCKMYK; encoded by the coding sequence ATGAGGCTTAGAAAGGATTTCATAATCAAACCTAATATCAATGCTCCATACGATGAGGAGTCTGAGAGGCATGCAGACTGGCTTGAACTCCTCTTCGATCTGATATTCGTTGCTGCAATCTCCCAGCTGGCACTGAACCTCACTGCAGATTACTCTCCCATCATCTTCTTAGAGTACATACCTGTGTTCTTTGCAGTATGGTGGAGCTGGGTGGGCCACACATTCTACCTCAGCCGTTTCGGTGCAGACGACATGTTCAACAGGTTTCTGACCATGATGCAGATGATTGTTGTTGCCATGATGACCGTGAACGTTAAAGACGCCCTTGGCTCCACAGGATTTGGATTCGCACTTTCCTATGCATTCTTAAGGTTCATACTGGTTGCAGAGTACCTCCGCATCTGGAGGCACGTGCCTGAAGCCCGCAGCCTCAGTAAAAGGTACATACTTGGTTTCGGTGCTGCAGCCATGATATGGGTGGTTTCAGCCTTCACACCTCCACCATTACGCTTCGCACTCTGGGGACTGGGCCTTCTCGTGGATGTAATAACACCCATAACCTCTGGGAAGATTCAGGTGAGCCTTCCGCCCCATCCAACCCACATACCCGAGCGTTTCGGACTCTTCACCATTATCCTCATAGGTGAAACAATCATCAGCGTTGTCTTCACTGTTATAAATGCAGGGCTCAGTATTTTAACTGAATTTACAGGTTTCATGGGGCTTCTCATAGCCTTCAGCATATGGTGGGGTTACTTCGAGGAGTCAGGTGGAGCTGAGGCCCACGTTCAGGAGGCAGGGCATCAGGTGGCCAAGTACCAGCTCTGGCTCTACTCACACTTCCCCCTCCTTCTTGGAATCGTTTCAACAGCAGTTGGAATAAAACATATCATATACCTTGGAACGGGATTCATGCCTTCAGGAGAGGTATGGCTTTTAACCTGCTCCCTGGGACTTGCACTCCTCTCCCTAACCCTGGTCTTCATATCCTCCTACAGCATGGAAACCTGTAAAGACTGGGCCCTTCAGATATTCAGATTACCCTACTACGTTATAATAGTTCTGGTGGTACTTACAGGCTTTTTAGGCTCCACCTTACCAGGATACATGATACTCGGAATTTTAACACTGCTTTGTGCCATTAAGATGGTTCTGAGCTTCAGGGAGCCTCCTGCTGTTTGTAAGATGTATAAATAA
- a CDS encoding zinc ribbon domain-containing protein, translated as MFCPKCGYENDSDARYCEKCGTSLIKDKGLSRNKKFFIIGGVVLIAFLGVSAGFILPGYLNHGNNSSNSSLSNQTTVASTHGNSNSKNSTANKAHVIDSGSTSGYDDYYWNSDFNYKWKAYEYDKNHIEIKGTISILNPPSTIEQNTILRKDPTATNPELVIIDVSPKMSGKSGYETYTTMQGYSTVEDYYMDYFRSNLMENGPFR; from the coding sequence ATGTTTTGTCCAAAGTGTGGATATGAAAATGATTCAGATGCACGTTACTGTGAAAAATGTGGTACATCATTAATCAAGGATAAAGGACTCTCTAGAAACAAAAAATTTTTTATCATTGGAGGAGTGGTCTTAATTGCATTTTTAGGAGTTTCCGCAGGTTTTATCTTACCAGGATATCTTAATCATGGAAATAATTCAAGTAATTCAAGCCTTTCAAATCAAACAACGGTTGCATCAACCCATGGAAACAGTAACAGTAAGAACAGTACAGCTAACAAAGCCCATGTAATCGATTCTGGATCTACATCTGGATACGATGATTACTACTGGAATAGTGACTTTAACTATAAGTGGAAGGCTTATGAGTACGATAAAAATCATATAGAGATTAAAGGTACCATATCTATCCTTAACCCTCCAAGTACCATTGAACAGAACACGATTCTAAGAAAGGATCCAACTGCAACCAACCCAGAACTTGTGATCATTGATGTTTCACCCAAGATGTCTGGAAAGAGTGGCTATGAAACGTACACAACAATGCAGGGCTATTCAACAGTTGAAGACTATTACATGGACTATTTCAGATCCAATTTAATGGAGAATGGACCCTTCAGATAA
- a CDS encoding DUF2085 domain-containing protein, which yields MRSQNSKDLDILSNNKIKDIQGSFICHRLPERTFKVKGHYFPVCSRCTGAYIGAFSYFIFVYFFYVQYDITIILTAILMILPMFLDGITQLFSFRVSNNALRFTTGLIAGIGLGILAKVFKYFLIGLIN from the coding sequence ATGAGAAGTCAAAATTCTAAAGATTTAGATATATTATCTAATAATAAAATAAAAGATATTCAGGGATCATTTATATGTCATAGGTTACCTGAGAGAACTTTTAAGGTAAAAGGACATTATTTTCCAGTTTGTTCGAGATGTACAGGGGCATATATTGGGGCATTTTCTTATTTTATTTTTGTTTATTTTTTTTATGTCCAATACGATATTACAATAATTTTAACAGCAATTCTAATGATACTACCTATGTTTTTAGATGGTATAACTCAGTTATTTAGTTTTAGAGTAAGTAATAATGCTCTAAGATTTACAACAGGGTTAATTGCAGGGATTGGGCTTGGAATTTTGGCTAAAGTTTTTAAATATTTTTTAATTGGCTTAATAAATTAG
- a CDS encoding Ltp family lipoprotein → MTKICPKCNKMNKDTAKFCEGCGTELPASEQVKQTSSSGGVMGFWNKQSSRGKLGIGIGGICCIGLILIVAISAFMAPDATTTTTSPNTTPTSSSTPSTDTSTNSSGTSVTAGQEQAAKMAQSYLDSQAFSRSGLIEQLKYEGFTQQEAEYGVDQTGADWNEQAAKMAQSYLDSQAFSRSGLIEQLEYEGFTRQQAEYGVRTAGL, encoded by the coding sequence TTGACAAAGATTTGTCCAAAATGTAATAAAATGAATAAAGACACTGCAAAGTTTTGTGAAGGATGTGGTACTGAATTACCTGCATCCGAACAGGTTAAACAGACAAGCTCATCTGGAGGGGTAATGGGCTTTTGGAATAAACAAAGTTCAAGAGGTAAACTTGGTATTGGTATAGGTGGTATTTGTTGTATAGGATTAATTTTAATTGTTGCAATATCTGCATTTATGGCACCAGATGCTACAACTACCACTACAAGTCCTAATACTACTCCTACATCTTCTTCTACACCATCTACAGATACCTCAACTAATAGTTCAGGTACAAGTGTAACTGCGGGTCAAGAACAAGCAGCAAAAATGGCTCAAAGCTACTTAGATAGCCAGGCGTTTTCACGATCTGGATTAATTGAACAGCTCAAATATGAAGGATTTACACAACAGGAAGCTGAATACGGAGTAGATCAAACTGGTGCTGACTGGAATGAGCAAGCAGCAAAAATGGCTCAAAGCTACTTAGATAGCCAGGCGTTTTCACGATCCGGATTAATTGAACAGCTCGAATATGAAGGATTTACACGCCAGCAAGCTGAATACGGAGTCCGGACCGCGGGATTGTAA